A window of the Coprobacter fastidiosus genome harbors these coding sequences:
- a CDS encoding L-serine ammonia-lyase, producing the protein MNSIKEIFRIGAGPSSSQTMGPQRAAKIFLERNPRSASFKVSLFGSLAATGKGHLTDKAILEVLEPHAPVQIEWLPKIFLPFHPNAMTFCAINSENEVLDTWTVYSIGGGALSEENRPPIGEISDVYDMSHLSDILRWCEHSGRSYWEYVEEREGVDIWEYLSEVWKNMKECIQRGLDTEGVLPGPLNLRRKAADYFIQAGGYKEALRDRGLLFAYALAVSEENASGHTIVTAPTCGACGVLPAVLYHLQKNRGFSDMRIFRALATAGLIGNIVKTNASISGAEVGCQGEVGVACAMASGAATQLLGGSPAQIEYAAEMGLEHHLGMTCDPVCGLVQIPCIERNAYAAARALDSHLYASFSDGIHRVSFDKVVEVMKQTGHDLPSLYKETGEGGLAKDYTQTD; encoded by the coding sequence ATGAATTCGATTAAAGAGATATTCCGGATTGGGGCAGGGCCTTCGAGTAGCCAGACCATGGGGCCTCAAAGGGCTGCGAAAATTTTTTTAGAACGTAACCCCCGAAGTGCATCTTTCAAAGTTTCCCTATTCGGAAGTCTTGCTGCAACAGGCAAAGGCCATTTGACCGACAAGGCGATTTTAGAAGTTTTAGAACCTCATGCTCCTGTACAGATTGAATGGCTGCCGAAAATATTTCTTCCTTTTCATCCGAATGCCATGACTTTTTGTGCTATAAATTCGGAAAACGAAGTTTTGGACACTTGGACTGTATATAGTATCGGCGGAGGTGCATTATCAGAAGAAAATCGGCCGCCTATCGGAGAAATTTCTGATGTTTATGACATGTCTCATTTAAGTGATATTTTAAGATGGTGTGAGCATTCGGGAAGAAGTTATTGGGAATATGTTGAGGAAAGAGAAGGTGTGGATATATGGGAGTATTTATCTGAAGTATGGAAAAATATGAAAGAGTGTATACAGAGAGGATTAGACACGGAAGGTGTTTTGCCCGGGCCGTTAAATCTCCGACGGAAAGCCGCCGATTATTTTATTCAAGCTGGAGGATATAAAGAGGCTTTGAGAGATCGAGGATTGCTTTTTGCTTATGCTTTGGCTGTTAGTGAAGAAAACGCTTCGGGACATACGATCGTGACAGCACCGACTTGCGGAGCATGTGGGGTTTTGCCGGCTGTATTATATCATTTGCAGAAAAACCGAGGTTTTAGCGATATGCGTATTTTCCGGGCTTTAGCTACTGCCGGACTGATCGGAAATATCGTAAAGACAAATGCCTCTATTTCGGGTGCCGAAGTCGGGTGTCAGGGAGAAGTCGGGGTTGCTTGTGCGATGGCTTCGGGTGCTGCTACTCAGTTATTAGGAGGAAGTCCGGCTCAAATAGAATATGCGGCAGAGATGGGGTTGGAACATCATTTGGGGATGACCTGTGATCCGGTTTGCGGATTGGTACAAATTCCTTGTATCGAGAGGAACGCTTATGCTGCGGCGAGAGCTTTAGATTCTCATTTGTATGCATCTTTTTCCGATGGAATACATAGGGTCTCATTTGATAAAGTCGTAGAAGTAATGAAACAGACGGGACATGACCTCCCTTCGCTATATAAGGAGACCGGAGAAGGAGGTTTGGCCAAAGATTATACTCAGACCGATTAA
- a CDS encoding GNAT family N-acetyltransferase yields the protein MIVKKENYILRPWRESDCNSLAYYANNTSIWNNLRDSFPHPYTSDDADAFIKMASVEPYSQFAIEVSGRAVGGIGFVRQNDIERLNAEVGYWIGEPFQGLGIVSDALSELISYIFTETDLIRLYALTFDFNEKSMRVLRRNGFKQLAVMHRMGIKNGKIIDMHYYELLKPY from the coding sequence ATGATAGTGAAAAAAGAGAATTACATTTTGCGGCCGTGGCGGGAGTCAGACTGTAATTCTTTGGCATATTATGCTAATAATACCAGTATATGGAATAATCTTCGTGATTCATTTCCTCACCCATACACCTCGGACGATGCAGATGCTTTTATCAAGATGGCTTCGGTTGAGCCTTATTCTCAATTTGCAATTGAGGTTTCCGGTCGGGCAGTAGGGGGTATCGGGTTTGTTCGGCAAAATGATATCGAACGACTTAATGCAGAGGTCGGATACTGGATTGGAGAACCTTTTCAAGGGTTGGGTATTGTATCAGATGCTTTATCTGAATTGATAAGTTATATATTTACCGAAACAGACTTGATTCGTTTATATGCGTTAACCTTTGACTTTAATGAAAAGTCGATGCGGGTATTGAGGCGAAATGGTTTTAAGCAGCTTGCTGTTATGCATCGTATGGGAATTAAAAACGGTAAGATTATAGATATGCATTATTATGAATTGTTGAAACCGTATTGA